GGCGCCGTGGCTTGAAAGCCCTTGGGCATTGCTCTAGCTTGCTTGTGCTATGACGAGGAAGAAGCGGTTCTTGATCGGAGCGGTGCTGCTGGTCGGAGCGGTGACCTACCTGGTGTACGCGGGCGTGCGTGAGACCTCGATGTACTACTTCAAGATCGATGAGTTTCTGGCCAGGAAGAGCGAGCTGACCAACGAAGGCGTGCGCGTCGCCGGCCGGGTGCGTAGCGGCAGCGTCGAGAAGAAGACCACCACGGCTGGCACCGAGTTGCGCTTCGTGCTGAGCGATTTCGGTGCTGTGGACGGTGTGCCGGTTCATTACACCGGCGTGCTTCCGGATATGTTCGCCGAAGGACGCGATGTGATCGTCGAAGGCAAATACACCCCCGAAGGCATGCTGCGCGCGCGCTCGGTGCTGACCAGCTGCCCGTCGAAGTACGAAGCCGAAGCCGACCAGCCGCACCCTGGCGGCGCCGGCTGACGGCGCAGGCGGGAGTTGTGAGACCAGGATCGGGCGGTCCCCTCACCCTAACGCGCCGGGGCGGTGGCGCGGCCGCCAACCTCTACGACTAGAGAGCGAGGTGCCATGACTGAAGTCGGTTCGCTGACTCTGGCTGTCGGCTTGGTGCTGGCGGCGTACGGAACGGTGGTGGCGCTGGCGGGCGGCTGGCAGCAGCGGCGCGATCTGATCGCCAGCGCGGAGCACGCGGCGTTCGCCTGCTGGGGGCTGGCGCTGATCGCCACCGCGGCCTTGCTGCACGCGCTGGTAACCCACGATTTCAACGTCGAGTACGTGGCCGCGTACACCAGCAGCACGCTGCCGCTCAACTACATCATCGCTGCGCTCTGGGGCGGGCAGAAGGGCTCGCTGCTGTTCTGGTTGCTGATCCTGACCTCGATCACCGCGGTGGTGTTGCTGCAGAACCGCGAGCGTAACCGCGACCTCATGCCCTACGTCAACGCGGTGCTGATGGCGATCGCCGTCTTCTTCTTCGCCATGCTGGTGTTCATAACACCGCCGTTCGAGCGCCTGGCGTTCACGCCGCCAGAGGGGCGCGACCTCAATCCGCTGTTGCAGAACTACTGGATGCAGTTGCACCCGCCGTCGCTGTACCTGGGCTACGTCGGCTGTGCCGTGCCGTTCGCCTTTGCGATCGCCGCACTCATCACCGGCAAGCTCGGCGACGTTTGGATCCGGACGACGCGGCGGTGGACTTTGTTCGCGTGGTTCTTCTTGAGTCTGGGCAACCTCTTCGGCGCCGAGTGGGCCTACCTGGTGCTGGGCTGGGGCGGCTATTGGGCGTGGGACCCGGTCGAGAACGCCGCCTTCCTGCCTTGGCTCACCTGCACCGCCTTCCTGCACTCGGTGATGATCCAGGAAAAGAAGAACATGCTGAAGGTGTGGAACATGGTGCTGGTGATCCTCACCTTCTTGCTCACCATCTTCGGAACTTTTCTCACTCGCAGTGGGGTAATCTCTTCGGTCCATTCGTTCACCCAGTCGGGGCTGGGCCCGTTCTTCATCGGCTTCTTGGCCCTGAGCGCGGCGGTGTCGCTGGGGTTGCTGGGCTACCGCCTGCGGCTGCTGAAGAGCGAAAACGAGCTAGACTCGCTGATCTCGCGCGAGTCGGCGTTCTTGTTCAACAACCTGGTGCTGGTGGGCATCGCCTTCGCCGTATTCTGGGGCACGATGTTCCCGATCATCTCGGAAGCGGTGCGCGGGGTGAAGATCACCGTCGGGCCGCCGTTCTTCAACAAGGTCAACGCGCCGCTGGGAATCGTGCTGCTGTTTCTCACCGGCGTCGGCCCCCTGATCGCCTGGCGGCGCGCGGGGTGGCAGAGTTTTCGGAAGAACTTGCTGCCGCCGCTGCTTGCCGGCCTCGCTAGCGGCGTGAGCCTGGCGGCACTGGGGATGCGCTCGCTGTGGGCGCTGACTTCGTTCTCGATCGGCGTCTTCGTGCTGGCGGGAATTGTATTCGAGTATTACCGCGGGGTGCGCGCACGGCAGGCGGTGGCGGGCGAGAATGCCGCGGTGGCGTTGCTGCACCTGATCGGCAAGAACCGCCGGCGTTACGGCGGCTACATCATCCACGTCGGCGTGGTGATGATGTACTTCGCCATCACCGGCACCGCCGTCTTCAGGCAGGAACAGCAGATCACCCTCAGCCAGGGCCAGAGCTTCGAGTTGGGCGGCTATACCCTGCGCTACGACGGCGTCGAGCAGGAGTCGACCCCGCACATCGCCTACCTGCGCGCCAAGGTGGCGCTGGCGCAGGACGGTAGAGACATCGACGTCCTCAAACCCGAGAAGCGCTTCTACAAGAAGCCCGAGCAGCCCACCACCGAAGTCGCTATCCGCTCGACGCTCAGTGGCGACCTTTACCTCGTGCTCGGGGGTTTCGACGAGGACACTAAGCTGGTGACCCTGCTGGCGTACGTTAACCCGCTGATCAGTTTCCTATGGTATGGCGGGTTGGTCATGGCGCTGGGGACCGCGGTGGTGATGTGGCCGGCCGCGGTACCGGTGCGAGAGCCCAGGACCGTGCGCCTGCGGGCGCCCGAGCCCGCGGTCGTAGATTGACTCAGATGCGCGCGCGTCATCTTGCTCTGAGCGGCCTGCTCGCCGGCCTGCTGTGCGGCGGCGCGATCCTGCACGGCTGGGCCGCCGCACCGCCGAGCTTCCAAGAGCTGGAGGAGTCGCTGACCTGCCAATGCGGCTGCGGCCTCACGGTCCATAGCTGCAACCACCTGCAATGTGACTCGGCACTTCCGTTGCGGGCCGAGATCCGCGAGCAGATCAAGCTCGGCAAGAGCAAAGAGCAGGTGCTGGCCCACTTTGCCGACAAGTACGGCGAGAAGA
This genomic interval from Deltaproteobacteria bacterium contains the following:
- a CDS encoding heme lyase CcmF/NrfE family subunit, which codes for MTEVGSLTLAVGLVLAAYGTVVALAGGWQQRRDLIASAEHAAFACWGLALIATAALLHALVTHDFNVEYVAAYTSSTLPLNYIIAALWGGQKGSLLFWLLILTSITAVVLLQNRERNRDLMPYVNAVLMAIAVFFFAMLVFITPPFERLAFTPPEGRDLNPLLQNYWMQLHPPSLYLGYVGCAVPFAFAIAALITGKLGDVWIRTTRRWTLFAWFFLSLGNLFGAEWAYLVLGWGGYWAWDPVENAAFLPWLTCTAFLHSVMIQEKKNMLKVWNMVLVILTFLLTIFGTFLTRSGVISSVHSFTQSGLGPFFIGFLALSAAVSLGLLGYRLRLLKSENELDSLISRESAFLFNNLVLVGIAFAVFWGTMFPIISEAVRGVKITVGPPFFNKVNAPLGIVLLFLTGVGPLIAWRRAGWQSFRKNLLPPLLAGLASGVSLAALGMRSLWALTSFSIGVFVLAGIVFEYYRGVRARQAVAGENAAVALLHLIGKNRRRYGGYIIHVGVVMMYFAITGTAVFRQEQQITLSQGQSFELGGYTLRYDGVEQESTPHIAYLRAKVALAQDGRDIDVLKPEKRFYKKPEQPTTEVAIRSTLSGDLYLVLGGFDEDTKLVTLLAYVNPLISFLWYGGLVMALGTAVVMWPAAVPVREPRTVRLRAPEPAVVD
- a CDS encoding cytochrome c-type biogenesis protein CcmH, with the translated sequence MRARHLALSGLLAGLLCGGAILHGWAAAPPSFQELEESLTCQCGCGLTVHSCNHLQCDSALPLRAEIREQIKLGKSKEQVLAHFADKYGEKILSSPTRTGFNLTAWVMPFALVLVGGVFVVLVVVRWTHRRPASPGPGAKGAAQAPSEHQKILERELEEFES
- a CDS encoding cytochrome c maturation protein CcmE produces the protein MIGAVLLVGAVTYLVYAGVRETSMYYFKIDEFLARKSELTNEGVRVAGRVRSGSVEKKTTTAGTELRFVLSDFGAVDGVPVHYTGVLPDMFAEGRDVIVEGKYTPEGMLRARSVLTSCPSKYEAEADQPHPGGAG